A region from the Ichthyobacterium seriolicida genome encodes:
- a CDS encoding DUF4293 family protein, with protein MIQRIQTLYLLFSLLIWGLMLFALNFDRPDLGDRDELTILDCMNYIIYVLLIGSLVTIFSFRKLKIQMILTRINILMRVVVLIVFLFALYMYGGSNPDIREVLIPIVIVLDMIFLFLSLRGIIKDYRIIKYSDRIR; from the coding sequence ATGATACAGAGAATCCAAACATTGTATTTACTTTTTTCGCTTTTAATTTGGGGCCTTATGCTCTTTGCTCTAAATTTTGATCGTCCAGATCTGGGTGATCGTGATGAACTAACGATATTAGACTGTATGAATTATATCATATACGTGTTGCTCATAGGTAGTCTAGTTACAATTTTTAGCTTTAGAAAATTGAAAATTCAGATGATCCTCACTCGTATAAATATTTTAATGAGAGTTGTGGTATTAATAGTGTTTCTATTTGCTCTTTACATGTACGGAGGATCGAATCCAGATATTAGAGAAGTATTGATTCCCATCGTTATAGTATTAGATATGATATTTTTATTTTTATCTCTAAGAGGAATAATCAAAGATTATAGAATTATAAAATATTCAGATAGGATAAGGTAG
- the rny gene encoding ribonuclease Y, with amino-acid sequence MDYALFILASIVSVGTGFVMSNVLDKRKRSVLLSEAKKKANGIVEESKIKSENIKEEKLLSAKKKIAEIKSKHDSVIKSRNNKIAHIEKILKSKEHKVNKYLEEYKVKSDLLEAEKNNYRTLLSIVENKKEELEQSRKEQIAILENISNISVGEAKKELLKSLKEEVDTEAMVYAQDVLEETKIAAEAEAKKLIIQTIQRVGVETSIENSVSVFNIDSDDMKGRIIGREGRNIRALEACTGVEIIVDDTPESIVISCFDPVRREVARLALKVLVSDGRIHPARIEEVVSKANNQIEQEIIEVGKKTVIEVGIHGLHPQLIKIVGRMKFRSSYGHNLLQHSKEVARLSAIMASELGLDPKLAKRAGLLHDIGKVPETESEKPHALLGMEWAEKYRENKEVCNAIGAHHDDIEMTSLISPIVQVCDAISGSRPGVRHQSADIYSKRLRDLENLAMCYSGVNKSYAIQAGRELRVIVESEKISDKEASKLAFNISKKIENEMTYPGQVKVTVIRETRAVSIAK; translated from the coding sequence ATGGATTATGCGTTATTTATATTAGCTTCTATTGTAAGTGTGGGTACAGGCTTTGTCATGTCTAATGTTTTAGACAAGAGAAAAAGAAGTGTACTTCTATCAGAAGCAAAGAAAAAAGCTAATGGGATTGTTGAAGAGTCAAAAATAAAATCGGAGAACATAAAGGAAGAAAAGCTTTTAAGTGCTAAAAAAAAGATAGCTGAAATAAAAAGCAAACACGATAGTGTTATCAAATCTAGAAATAATAAGATAGCTCATATAGAAAAAATACTTAAAAGTAAGGAGCATAAAGTCAATAAATACTTGGAAGAGTATAAAGTAAAAAGTGATTTATTAGAGGCTGAAAAAAATAATTATAGGACACTTTTATCCATAGTCGAAAATAAAAAAGAGGAATTAGAACAAAGCAGAAAAGAGCAAATTGCCATATTGGAAAATATATCTAATATTTCTGTAGGAGAGGCCAAAAAAGAGCTTTTAAAAAGTTTAAAAGAGGAGGTAGATACCGAGGCTATGGTATATGCTCAAGATGTTTTAGAAGAGACTAAAATAGCTGCAGAAGCAGAGGCTAAAAAGCTAATAATACAGACTATACAAAGAGTTGGGGTAGAGACTTCAATAGAAAATTCTGTGTCGGTTTTCAATATAGATTCCGATGATATGAAGGGGCGTATAATAGGGAGGGAAGGTCGTAATATAAGAGCTTTAGAGGCTTGTACAGGTGTTGAAATAATAGTGGATGACACACCAGAATCTATAGTTATATCTTGTTTTGATCCCGTTAGGAGGGAAGTAGCTAGGCTAGCTCTTAAAGTATTAGTTTCAGATGGTCGTATTCATCCAGCTAGAATAGAAGAGGTAGTGTCAAAAGCTAATAATCAGATAGAACAAGAAATTATAGAGGTAGGTAAAAAAACAGTTATAGAGGTAGGGATACATGGGTTGCATCCTCAACTTATAAAAATAGTAGGAAGAATGAAATTTCGATCTTCTTATGGTCATAACCTTTTACAACACTCTAAGGAGGTAGCTAGATTGTCGGCTATTATGGCATCTGAATTAGGTTTAGATCCTAAATTAGCAAAGAGAGCAGGCTTGTTGCATGATATAGGGAAGGTTCCAGAGACAGAATCAGAAAAGCCACATGCTCTTTTGGGAATGGAATGGGCCGAAAAATACAGGGAAAATAAAGAAGTTTGTAATGCTATTGGTGCCCATCATGATGATATTGAGATGACTTCATTGATATCTCCTATAGTTCAAGTATGTGATGCTATTTCTGGGTCTAGACCTGGAGTTCGTCATCAATCTGCTGATATATACTCCAAGAGGTTGAGAGATCTTGAAAACCTAGCTATGTGTTATTCAGGAGTTAATAAATCTTATGCTATACAGGCGGGTAGAGAGTTAAGAGTTATAGTTGAGAGCGAGAAAATTTCAGATAAGGAAGCTTCTAAATTAGCTTTTAATATCTCTAAGAAAATTGAAAATGAGATGACCTATCCTGGGCAGGTGAAAGTAACAGTAATCCGTGAAACACGTGCTGTAAGCATAGCTAAGTAG
- a CDS encoding bifunctional riboflavin kinase/FAD synthetase, whose product MKVYRSLDKFKPVKNAVLTVGVFDGVHFGHREIIRELNRISYEVDGESVLFTFFPHPRIVLEENSDIKLLNTLEEKIELLEKIGLQHLIIYPFTREFSNFSTSKYIEEILVNKIKLKTLVVGYNHRFGKNREGDYNNLIKYSRACGFDIERVQERKNQEVLISSTKARIAVERGEFSLAKKILSYDFYITGRVVGGNKIGHQIGIPTANIHIEDKNKLLPSNGVYAVRVILDDDIFNGMLNIGFNPTVYLESDTNSKVEVHIFDFNRDIYGSNIKVEFIEFIREEKKFPDLESLRCQLLMDKEIVLNKLIHSDRKDKIIL is encoded by the coding sequence ATGAAGGTGTATCGTTCATTAGATAAATTTAAGCCTGTAAAAAATGCCGTTCTTACAGTTGGGGTATTCGATGGAGTTCACTTTGGTCACAGAGAAATAATAAGAGAATTAAATCGCATATCTTATGAGGTTGATGGAGAGTCAGTATTATTTACTTTTTTCCCTCATCCTAGAATAGTTTTAGAAGAAAATAGTGATATCAAACTTCTAAATACGTTAGAAGAGAAAATAGAACTATTGGAGAAAATAGGATTACAACACCTTATAATATATCCTTTCACTAGGGAGTTTTCTAATTTTAGCACCTCTAAATACATAGAGGAGATACTGGTAAATAAGATTAAACTTAAAACTCTCGTAGTAGGTTATAATCATCGTTTTGGCAAAAATAGAGAAGGGGATTATAATAATCTTATCAAATATTCTAGAGCATGTGGTTTTGATATTGAAAGGGTTCAAGAGAGAAAAAATCAAGAGGTTTTGATCAGCTCTACTAAAGCAAGGATAGCTGTTGAGAGGGGAGAGTTTAGTTTGGCTAAAAAAATTCTGAGTTATGATTTCTATATAACAGGTAGAGTTGTAGGAGGAAATAAGATAGGGCATCAAATAGGTATTCCTACGGCTAATATACATATAGAGGATAAAAATAAATTACTGCCAAGTAATGGGGTCTATGCTGTGAGAGTAATCTTAGATGATGATATTTTTAATGGAATGCTAAATATAGGTTTTAATCCAACCGTGTATTTAGAGTCTGATACCAATTCTAAGGTAGAAGTTCACATTTTTGATTTTAACAGAGATATATACGGTTCTAATATTAAGGTAGAATTCATAGAATTTATAAGGGAAGAGAAGAAGTTTCCAGATTTGGAATCATTGAGATGTCAACTGTTAATGGATAAGGAAATTGTTTTAAACAAGTTAATCCATAGTGATAGAAAAGACAAAATAATATTGTAA
- a CDS encoding DUF4270 domain-containing protein, protein MGGFSYFLLFSLCVVSLLSCEKSVSIPLELVDTPLKTGMYSDSRVVIYNDIDSKIHSNPIDLYTFGVYKDPVFGTLKSSFALQVQLPDKVPGKDPNSNKKFGTNPVIDSVALYIPYLARGVDGVKKASSNIFDTDSIYGNRNSSINVQVLELLERIKHEDSVYYTNHNFALGTQAIANISFKPSIDSIALLINGEQKKYPPGLWLNLDKSFFKKKVIDNQGTPILENNVNFTESLKGLYVTVNSNNNSDGSIISVDPEKITLTIFYKNDETESGQNNRFDFKIKGVDAARVNKYEYTPSQEIRSIVSDNNRKTQGQSKVFVKGSTDLTTTIELFDETQLKSLRDSVWAVNNAELKIYTDNITRDNPQLRLFDKDSKRLLTDQIPLNSTGESLSQAYKDYGVSVSKDDKGYFYSFDITKHVQSILTKSVKRKKYGDNVKLGLEVKYKNTALGAVLFGNRQQADKGIKLVIHYTN, encoded by the coding sequence ATGGGAGGTTTTTCTTATTTTTTACTTTTTTCCTTATGTGTTGTATCTCTTTTGTCTTGTGAGAAATCAGTAAGTATTCCCTTGGAGTTGGTAGACACTCCTCTAAAAACTGGAATGTATTCTGATTCTAGGGTTGTAATATACAATGATATAGATAGTAAGATTCATTCCAATCCCATTGATTTGTATACTTTTGGCGTTTATAAAGATCCTGTATTTGGCACTTTAAAATCTTCTTTTGCTTTACAAGTTCAATTGCCAGATAAAGTGCCAGGCAAAGATCCAAATTCAAATAAGAAGTTTGGGACTAATCCAGTTATCGATTCTGTTGCGCTTTACATTCCTTATCTAGCTAGAGGGGTTGATGGTGTTAAAAAAGCATCATCAAATATTTTTGACACAGATTCTATATATGGAAACAGGAATTCAAGTATAAATGTGCAAGTTTTAGAGTTATTAGAACGCATAAAGCATGAAGATTCTGTATATTACACTAATCATAATTTTGCATTAGGAACTCAAGCAATAGCTAATATTTCCTTTAAACCCTCTATAGATTCTATCGCTTTACTTATAAATGGAGAACAAAAAAAATATCCTCCAGGACTTTGGTTGAACTTAGATAAGTCTTTTTTCAAAAAAAAAGTAATAGATAATCAAGGGACTCCTATCTTAGAAAATAATGTGAATTTCACAGAAAGTCTCAAGGGGTTGTATGTTACAGTAAATAGTAATAATAACTCAGATGGTTCAATTATTTCTGTAGATCCAGAAAAGATTACTTTGACTATTTTTTACAAAAACGATGAGACCGAATCAGGCCAGAATAATCGTTTTGATTTTAAGATTAAAGGAGTCGATGCTGCAAGGGTCAATAAATATGAATATACTCCTAGTCAGGAAATCAGGTCTATTGTAAGTGATAATAACAGAAAAACTCAAGGGCAGTCAAAGGTTTTTGTAAAGGGAAGCACAGATCTCACAACTACTATAGAATTATTTGATGAAACTCAATTAAAGAGCCTTAGGGATTCGGTGTGGGCTGTAAATAATGCAGAGTTGAAAATATATACTGATAATATTACAAGAGATAATCCTCAGCTGAGATTATTTGATAAGGATAGCAAACGTTTATTAACAGATCAGATACCTTTAAATAGTACAGGTGAAAGTTTATCACAAGCCTATAAAGACTATGGGGTAAGTGTAAGTAAGGACGATAAAGGGTATTTTTATTCTTTTGATATTACCAAACATGTTCAATCTATTTTGACAAAAAGTGTAAAACGTAAGAAATATGGAGATAATGTCAAGCTAGGCTTAGAAGTTAAATACAAAAATACAGCTCTAGGCGCTGTCTTATTTGGCAATAGACAACAGGCAGATAAAGGGATTAAATTAGTTATACACTATACTAATTAG
- a CDS encoding fumarylacetoacetate hydrolase family protein, which translates to MKIICVVSNYREHILEADDHLCEGPIFFLKPDSSILLKGRPFFIPEFSDSIFHNVGLLVKINRIGKYISKEFAHKYYDEIGLGVDFTATDVLDKLRRDYLPWEKSKCFDGSMVIGKFIDKKNLINDFSLLKNGLEVQRGNINDMIFSINDIISHVSKFMTMKIGDIIFTGTPFGSSIVKPNDLLVGRLEGEQMFEIKIK; encoded by the coding sequence ATGAAGATAATATGTGTAGTCTCAAATTATAGAGAACACATTTTGGAAGCGGATGATCATCTTTGTGAGGGACCAATATTTTTTTTAAAACCAGACAGTTCTATTTTGCTAAAGGGGAGACCCTTTTTTATACCCGAATTTTCAGATTCTATATTTCACAATGTGGGGTTGTTGGTAAAAATAAATAGAATAGGGAAATATATATCAAAAGAATTTGCTCATAAGTACTATGATGAAATAGGCTTGGGAGTAGATTTTACTGCCACAGATGTATTAGATAAACTAAGAAGAGATTATTTGCCCTGGGAAAAATCTAAATGTTTTGACGGCTCGATGGTAATAGGTAAATTTATAGACAAGAAGAATCTAATAAATGATTTCAGTTTATTAAAAAATGGTTTAGAGGTCCAGCGTGGGAATATAAATGATATGATTTTTAGTATAAATGATATAATATCACATGTATCTAAGTTTATGACAATGAAAATAGGTGATATTATTTTTACAGGCACTCCTTTTGGTTCATCTATAGTTAAGCCCAATGATTTATTAGTAGGCAGATTAGAAGGCGAGCAAATGTTTGAGATAAAAATAAAATGA
- the secA gene encoding preprotein translocase subunit SecA, whose translation MSVISKILTLFIGDKSKKDIRDAMSLVSKINDIGLVLKDISNDELRDKTKEFKLRLCDYVKEDSALVEGLYNRVKADDISVEEKENLYSKIDLIEERIYREQEKCLNDILPEAFAVVKETAYRFFHNEELVVTANEFDIRVSAVHKHVEIRDNKAVWLNSWDVMAKKIVWDMIHYDVQLIGGTVLHSGKIAEMATGEGKTLVSTLALYLNALTGRGVHLVTVNDYLAKRDAAWMGPIFEFHGLRTDCIDLYESNSEARKEAYLADITYGTNNEFGFDYLRDNMAHSPNDIVQRKHNYAIIDEVDSVLIDDARTPLIISGPVPKGDKQEFNELKPKVDRLVSAQREYLNTVLLEAKKLIADNKTTEGGFNLLKVYRGLPKNKALIKFLSQEGVKALLQKTENFYMREQNKEMIKVDESLYFVIDERNNSIQLTDKGVEFLSDSDDSDFFIMPDIGEEIAKLEREEIDPEKLSVLKEQIYRDFSIKSERIHTVNQLLKAHTLFEKDKDYVLIDGQVKIVDEQTGRIMEGRRYSDGLHQALEAKENVKVELATQTFATITLQNYFRMYKKLSGMTGTAETEAGEFWKIYKLDVVVVPTNKPIKREDNDDLIYKTTREKFNAVIDQVVKLSSEGRPVLVGTTSVEISELLSRALKIRKIKHNVLNAKLHKKEADIIEEAGVSGVVTIATNMAGRGTDIKLTEETRKAGGLAIIGTEKHDSRRVDRQLMGRSGRQGDVGSSQFFISLDDSLMRLFGSDKIAKLMDRMGHKEGDVIQHPMISRSIERAQKKVEENNFGVRKRLLEYDDVMNSQRDVIYTRRHNALFGTKLSIDIANMIYDICQNIVSSNKETGDLSNLEFEHIKAFSFPVDISEDRFNRDKTDKIIDEVYNKAYNHYIEKCSNLAEITYAIIDNMYKSDGARFENISVPFTDGVKVMHIVTNLKEAYETKGKQLIKDFEKNITLHFIDDCWKDHLREMDELKQSVQSAVYEQKDPLLIYKFESFNLFKGVLNKINYEIVSFLFKGFFPQDENRVKQASNIKKKEKLSVGRDKVVYKGVGASNSETENSSQPIVNDSKIGRNEKVSIKNISTGEEKTLKFKQAEVLIEQGDWVLLSKL comes from the coding sequence ATGAGTGTAATAAGCAAAATATTAACTCTTTTTATAGGTGATAAATCTAAAAAAGATATAAGGGATGCCATGTCTTTGGTATCAAAGATAAATGACATAGGCCTTGTTCTTAAAGATATTTCTAATGATGAATTAAGAGATAAGACTAAAGAGTTTAAGCTCCGTCTTTGCGATTATGTAAAAGAAGATTCTGCTCTTGTTGAGGGTTTATATAACAGAGTAAAAGCAGATGATATAAGTGTTGAAGAAAAGGAGAATCTCTATTCTAAGATAGACCTAATAGAGGAGAGGATATATAGAGAACAGGAGAAGTGTTTAAATGATATTTTGCCCGAGGCATTTGCTGTAGTTAAAGAGACAGCTTATCGTTTTTTTCACAACGAGGAGTTGGTCGTAACCGCTAATGAATTTGACATTAGAGTGTCAGCTGTTCATAAACACGTCGAGATACGTGACAACAAGGCTGTGTGGCTAAATTCTTGGGATGTGATGGCCAAGAAAATAGTTTGGGATATGATACACTACGACGTGCAGTTGATAGGTGGTACGGTTCTTCACAGCGGCAAAATAGCAGAGATGGCAACAGGGGAAGGAAAGACCTTGGTATCTACTTTAGCGCTCTATTTAAATGCTCTTACAGGTAGGGGGGTTCACTTAGTTACAGTTAATGATTATTTAGCAAAGAGGGATGCGGCTTGGATGGGGCCAATTTTTGAGTTTCACGGTCTTAGAACAGACTGCATAGATTTATATGAATCAAATTCTGAGGCTAGGAAAGAGGCTTATTTGGCCGATATAACCTACGGTACTAATAATGAATTTGGATTTGATTATCTCAGGGATAATATGGCTCATTCTCCCAATGACATAGTTCAGAGAAAGCACAATTACGCCATAATAGATGAGGTGGATTCTGTCCTTATAGACGATGCTCGTACACCTCTTATAATTTCGGGGCCGGTCCCGAAGGGAGATAAACAAGAATTTAATGAGTTAAAGCCTAAAGTAGATAGATTGGTCAGTGCTCAAAGGGAATATCTCAACACTGTTTTATTAGAGGCTAAAAAGTTGATAGCTGATAACAAGACTACAGAGGGTGGATTTAATTTATTGAAAGTTTATAGAGGTTTACCCAAGAATAAAGCCTTGATAAAGTTTTTAAGTCAAGAGGGAGTAAAAGCTCTACTACAAAAGACTGAGAACTTTTATATGAGAGAACAGAATAAGGAAATGATCAAGGTTGATGAATCTCTTTATTTTGTAATAGACGAGAGGAATAATTCCATACAGTTGACTGACAAAGGGGTAGAGTTTTTATCCGACAGTGATGATTCAGATTTCTTTATAATGCCAGATATCGGCGAGGAAATAGCCAAATTAGAGAGAGAAGAAATAGATCCCGAAAAGCTATCTGTTTTGAAAGAACAGATATACAGAGATTTTTCTATTAAAAGTGAAAGAATACACACTGTAAATCAGCTATTAAAGGCACACACTTTATTTGAGAAAGATAAAGATTATGTGCTTATAGATGGTCAAGTTAAGATAGTTGATGAACAGACTGGTCGTATCATGGAAGGGCGTCGTTATTCTGATGGATTACATCAAGCTCTAGAGGCTAAAGAGAATGTAAAAGTAGAACTTGCTACACAGACTTTTGCTACTATCACCCTTCAGAATTATTTCAGAATGTATAAAAAGCTTTCTGGGATGACAGGTACTGCAGAGACAGAGGCGGGTGAGTTTTGGAAGATATACAAATTAGATGTGGTGGTAGTGCCTACTAATAAGCCTATAAAGAGGGAGGATAATGATGATTTAATCTACAAAACTACTCGTGAGAAATTTAACGCTGTGATAGATCAGGTGGTAAAGTTGTCCAGTGAAGGTAGGCCAGTATTAGTTGGTACTACATCTGTTGAAATTTCTGAGTTGCTGAGTAGAGCTCTAAAGATACGCAAGATAAAACACAACGTATTGAACGCTAAACTACACAAAAAGGAGGCTGACATAATAGAAGAAGCTGGAGTGTCTGGGGTGGTTACTATAGCTACCAACATGGCTGGTCGTGGTACTGATATCAAGCTTACAGAAGAGACTAGAAAAGCGGGAGGGCTAGCTATAATAGGCACTGAAAAACATGATTCTAGAAGGGTCGATAGACAGCTTATGGGGCGTTCTGGTAGACAAGGTGATGTAGGGTCTTCACAATTTTTTATATCCTTAGACGATAGTTTAATGAGATTGTTTGGATCGGATAAAATAGCCAAGCTGATGGATCGTATGGGGCATAAGGAAGGAGATGTGATACAGCATCCCATGATATCTAGATCTATAGAAAGGGCTCAGAAGAAAGTAGAAGAGAATAATTTTGGTGTCAGAAAGCGTTTATTAGAGTACGATGATGTCATGAACTCTCAAAGAGATGTAATTTATACTCGTCGTCATAATGCTCTGTTTGGAACTAAATTATCTATAGATATAGCAAATATGATTTATGATATTTGTCAAAATATAGTGTCTTCTAATAAGGAGACAGGAGATTTAAGTAATTTAGAATTTGAACATATAAAGGCTTTTTCTTTCCCAGTTGATATATCTGAAGATCGATTTAATAGAGATAAAACAGATAAAATAATAGATGAAGTATATAATAAAGCTTACAATCATTATATAGAAAAGTGTTCTAATCTAGCTGAGATTACTTATGCTATAATAGACAATATGTATAAGAGTGATGGGGCTAGATTTGAGAATATATCTGTTCCTTTTACAGATGGAGTAAAGGTTATGCATATAGTCACTAATCTAAAAGAGGCTTATGAGACTAAGGGTAAGCAGCTTATAAAAGATTTTGAAAAAAATATTACTCTACATTTTATAGACGATTGTTGGAAGGATCATTTAAGGGAGATGGATGAGTTAAAACAATCTGTTCAAAGCGCTGTATACGAACAGAAAGACCCTCTTTTAATTTATAAATTCGAGTCGTTTAATCTGTTCAAAGGTGTATTGAACAAGATAAACTATGAAATAGTTAGTTTTTTATTCAAAGGATTTTTTCCTCAAGATGAAAATAGGGTAAAGCAAGCTAGTAATATCAAGAAAAAAGAAAAATTAAGTGTAGGCAGAGATAAAGTTGTCTATAAGGGGGTGGGGGCATCTAATAGCGAAACAGAAAACAGTTCTCAACCAATTGTAAATGATTCCAAAATAGGCAGAAATGAAAAAGTTTCTATCAAAAATATATCTACTGGAGAGGAAAAAACCCTTAAATTTAAGCAAGCTGAGGTATTAATAGAGCAAGGGGATTGGGTATTGCTCTCAAAACTGTGA
- a CDS encoding cell division protein ZapA: MDKKREINIKISVGSRSYPLRVFIDTEISYREAEKCIKSYVSEIERSYGLEDEHDAIYMTALQLAFRMQRQKTINVDDEVAIKNKLKKILSYFGESK, encoded by the coding sequence TTGGATAAAAAAAGAGAGATAAATATAAAAATATCTGTAGGATCCAGGTCTTATCCTTTGAGGGTTTTTATCGATACGGAAATTTCTTATAGAGAGGCCGAGAAGTGCATAAAATCTTATGTGAGTGAGATAGAGAGGAGTTATGGTCTTGAAGATGAACACGATGCTATATATATGACTGCCTTGCAGCTTGCTTTTAGAATGCAGCGTCAAAAAACAATCAATGTAGACGATGAGGTTGCAATCAAAAATAAGTTGAAAAAGATTTTGTCGTATTTTGGTGAATCAAAGTGA
- a CDS encoding glycogen/starch synthase: MKKKKILFVSYGVNPYVNGSVCASESFKLLKKVNSAGNEVRMFMPRYGHINERKYQLHEVIRLSGMNIVVDDTDHPLIVKVASIPNERLQVYFIDNEEYFKRKKLFEDDKGIMFKDNDERILFFIKSVLETVKNSNWIPDIIHIHGWLGYLLPFYLNTHYKNDPAFSSIKIVVSVYNDYFHGVMDSIADKMKYDGIPNEKIGYFDTADYSSLLKSAIDNSHFVIKGELEEFDDNIKNILEKYPDLDVLQSPEDDKEYVSFYQELYAKDM, encoded by the coding sequence ATGAAAAAGAAAAAAATATTATTTGTCTCTTATGGGGTTAATCCTTATGTAAACGGGTCTGTTTGTGCTTCTGAGAGTTTTAAGCTCTTAAAAAAAGTAAATTCCGCTGGAAATGAAGTTAGGATGTTTATGCCTAGATACGGTCATATAAATGAGAGGAAGTATCAATTACATGAAGTTATAAGATTATCTGGGATGAATATTGTAGTCGATGACACAGATCATCCTTTAATAGTGAAAGTAGCTTCTATACCTAATGAAAGATTACAGGTCTATTTTATAGATAATGAAGAGTACTTTAAGCGTAAAAAGTTGTTTGAGGACGATAAAGGAATTATGTTTAAGGATAATGATGAGAGAATATTATTTTTTATAAAAAGTGTTTTAGAAACGGTAAAAAACTCCAATTGGATTCCAGATATAATACACATCCACGGATGGCTAGGTTATTTACTTCCTTTTTATTTGAATACTCACTATAAGAATGATCCCGCTTTTTCTTCAATAAAAATTGTAGTTTCAGTATACAATGATTATTTTCATGGAGTGATGGACAGTATTGCTGATAAAATGAAATATGATGGAATCCCTAATGAAAAGATAGGTTATTTCGATACTGCTGATTATTCTAGTTTATTAAAATCCGCTATAGACAATTCTCATTTTGTAATAAAAGGAGAATTAGAAGAATTTGATGATAATATAAAAAATATATTAGAAAAATATCCAGATTTAGATGTGCTACAAAGCCCAGAAGATGACAAGGAATATGTTAGTTTTTACCAAGAGTTATACGCTAAAGATATGTAG